The genomic interval TTTTCCTTATAAAATTTAACAAATTCAATATTATATTATTTTTGGTTCATCTTGGAAATGAATGGTTTTATGGAATAATGGAATATTGGAATAATGCTGTGTTACTACCATTACACTAAATATTTTTATCCTTATACTTCGACTTTGTTCTGTATAAACAATGTTATTTAAAAGTATCATCCCAAGTTCCATTCTATTTTTTGTATTGATTTAATTAGAGTCCGTCCATAAAGTCAAACAATTTTTGATTTAAAGCACCAAATAACAAATAACAAATCTCAAATAAATTACAATATCAAATACTCAATGACCAAAAAATTTTGATATTTAGGTCATTGGGATTTGATTATTATTTGTATTTTGGTGCTTGAAATTTGTGATTTTATGTTTATTCAAAATAAAATAACTTTATTGACGGACACTAATTAATTTCTTAAACCACTATTTATGTTTTTTCTTTCCATGGTTCTATTATCTTACTCTTTTATTTCTTTCCATCATTCCATTAGCCCATCCTGCCTCGCCAGCAGATATTACAAATTTCCCAACTATACATTTCCCTGATGACATCTATCTTTTTATATATTGTTCAGTATAATAATTTTCATATTCTCCCGAAATAACATTATTCAACCATTCTGTATTTTTCAGATACCAATTTACGGTTTTTACGATTCCTTCTTCAAATTTTACAGTAGTTTCCCATTTTAATTGATTTTTCAATTTAGATGAATCAATTGCATATCTTAAATCATGTCCTGCACGATCTTTTACAAATGTAATAAGTTTAGCTGAAGTACCCTGTTGCCTGCCTAATTTTTCGTCCATAACCTGACATAGTTTATTTACAAGGTCAATATTTTTCCATTCGTTATCACCGCCAATATTATATGTTTCTCCGATTTTTCCGGTATGAAAAATTACATCAATTGCTTTTGCATGGTCATCAACATAAAGCCAATCTCTTATGTTTTCGCCTTTTCCATATACCGGAATAGGATTATTATTTTTGATATTATTAATTACGAGAGGTATAAGTTTTTCAGGAAATTGATTAGCTCCATAATTATTTGAGCAATTTGAAATTACTATCGGAAGTTTATAAGTGTTATAATAAGCACGTACTAAGTGGTCGGAACTTGCTTTGGAAGCAGAATAAGGACTTTTAGGATCATAAGAAGTTGTTTCAATAAAAAGACCTTCTTTACCAAGCGAACCATAAACTTCGTCTGTTGAAATATGATAAAACCGATTATTATTATCCTTATCTTTCCATAGTTGTTTGCAGGCATTTAAAAGATTTACAGTACCAATAATATTAGTATTTATAAAATCCATTGGATTTGTAATAGACCTGTCAACATGAGATTCTGCAGCCAGATGAATAATATCATCAAATTGAAATTTGTCAAACAGTTCATCTATGAATTTACTATCAACAATATCACCTTTAATGAATTTATAATTAGGTTTGTTCTCAATATCCTTAAGGTTTTCAAGATTTCCGGCGTAAGTTAATTTATCTAAATTATATATTAAATAATCAGGATATTTGTTAACAAAAAGCCGAATAACATGGGAGCCAATAAATCCGGCTCCACCGGTAATAAGCATTTTTCTGTTCATAATTAAAAATGGTTCTTCAGTTAAATTAATGTGTAATATTATAAATAAATAATAACTTTTTTTATTTTAACATTGTAAAAGGCTAAGGCTAAGGCTAAGTGCAAAAACATCATTGTTTTTTTATTGTTTTAATTAATAATTCACCAATCACATTCCTAATAGGATAGAATAAGTGCATCTTTCTCGTTTGTATTATTTATAAATTTTAAAGCATAGCTTATTATACAGTCATTTCGGTAAAATTCTCGTATGCCAGATGCTAATTTCTTTTCATTAGCCTTAGCCTTAGCCTTTCATTTATGAATAAACAATATATACAAAAATATTAGATACATAAAAAATACAAAAGCGTCTTAAAAATTCTATTTTTTTGTTTTATTTCTATAATTTTTTTCCCAAATCCATGCAGAATATAATGCATTTCCTAAAGTAAGTTCTGTTTTCCAGTTTAGCTCACTATTGGCATAGCTTGTGGAAGCATAAATTTGCTCAATATCACCAGGTCGGCGATTAACAACTCTATAATTTATTTTTTCTCCGGTAACTTTTTCAAAAGTATTTATTACTTCAAAAACCGAATTTCCTTTTCCTGTTCCCAGATTAAATATTTCATATCCTGATTTATTATTAT from Bacteroidales bacterium carries:
- the rfbB gene encoding dTDP-glucose 4,6-dehydratase; this translates as MNRKMLITGGAGFIGSHVIRLFVNKYPDYLIYNLDKLTYAGNLENLKDIENKPNYKFIKGDIVDSKFIDELFDKFQFDDIIHLAAESHVDRSITNPMDFINTNIIGTVNLLNACKQLWKDKDNNNRFYHISTDEVYGSLGKEGLFIETTSYDPKSPYSASKASSDHLVRAYYNTYKLPIVISNCSNNYGANQFPEKLIPLVINNIKNNNPIPVYGKGENIRDWLYVDDHAKAIDVIFHTGKIGETYNIGGDNEWKNIDLVNKLCQVMDEKLGRQQGTSAKLITFVKDRAGHDLRYAIDSSKLKNQLKWETTVKFEEGIVKTVNWYLKNTEWLNNVISGEYENYYTEQYIKR